The following coding sequences lie in one Pseudomonas svalbardensis genomic window:
- a CDS encoding ArsR/SmtB family transcription factor — translation MNLRVPSIRHDDCDELAALCKAGGDPLRLNVLRALANDSFGVLELAQIFGIGQSGMSHHLKVLAQADLVATRREGNAIFYRRALPHTELLGGRLHAALLDEVDNLTLPADVQSRIGQVHGQRAAASQDFFSRVAEKFRAQQDLIAGLPQYRESVVALLDKLSFSEGATAIEVGPGDGAFLPELARRFTQVTALDNSPAMLELARQVCERETLANVSLQLADALNGVRLKADCVVLNMVLHHFAAPAEALKHMANLLQPGGSLLVTELCSHNQSWAREACGDLWLGFEQDDLARWATAAGLVPGESLYVGLRNGFQIQVRHFQRPAGDTHHR, via the coding sequence ATGAATTTACGTGTGCCTTCCATTCGACATGACGATTGCGATGAGCTGGCGGCCTTGTGCAAGGCCGGCGGCGATCCTCTGCGTCTGAATGTATTGCGCGCGCTGGCCAACGATTCGTTTGGCGTACTGGAGCTGGCGCAGATCTTTGGCATCGGCCAGTCCGGCATGAGTCATCACCTCAAGGTATTGGCCCAGGCCGATCTGGTGGCGACTCGCCGTGAAGGCAACGCGATTTTCTACCGCCGCGCCCTGCCCCACACCGAATTGCTGGGTGGCAGGCTGCACGCCGCGCTACTGGATGAAGTGGACAACCTGACCCTGCCTGCCGACGTGCAGTCGCGGATTGGTCAGGTCCATGGGCAACGCGCGGCGGCCAGCCAGGACTTTTTCTCACGGGTCGCGGAGAAGTTTCGCGCCCAGCAAGACTTGATCGCCGGTCTGCCGCAATACCGCGAAAGCGTGGTGGCATTGCTCGACAAACTAAGTTTCAGCGAAGGCGCCACGGCCATCGAAGTCGGCCCCGGAGATGGTGCATTTCTGCCGGAACTGGCGCGCCGCTTCACCCAGGTCACGGCGCTGGACAACAGCCCGGCGATGCTCGAACTGGCGCGCCAGGTTTGCGAACGTGAAACGCTGGCGAACGTCAGCCTGCAATTGGCCGATGCATTGAACGGTGTCCGCCTCAAGGCTGACTGCGTTGTACTGAACATGGTGCTGCACCATTTCGCCGCGCCGGCCGAAGCACTCAAGCACATGGCCAACTTGCTGCAACCGGGCGGTAGCCTGCTCGTGACAGAGTTATGTAGCCACAACCAGAGTTGGGCCAGGGAGGCCTGCGGTGATCTCTGGTTGGGGTTTGAACAGGACGATTTGGCCCGTTGGGCCACCGCTGCGGGACTCGTTCCCGGGGAAAGCCTCTATGTAGGCTTACGTAATGGTTTCCAGATCCAGGTCCGCCATTTTCAGCGACCGGCTGGCGACACTCACCATCGGTAA
- the metK gene encoding methionine adenosyltransferase, whose amino-acid sequence MSEYSLFTSESVSEGHPDKIADQISDAVLDAIIAEDKFARVAVETLVKTGVAIIAGEVTTSAWVDLEEIVRNVILDIGYNSSDVGFDGATCGVMNIIGKQSPDINQGVDRAKPEDQGAGDQGLMFGYASNETDVLMPAPITFSHQLVQRQAEARKSGLLPWLRPDAKSQVTCRYEGGKVVGIDAVVLSTQHNPDVSYKDLREGVMELIVKHVLPAELLTKDTQFHINPTGQFIIGGPVGDCGLTGRKIIVDSYGGMARHGGGAFSGKDPSKVDRSAAYAGRYVAKNIVAAGLAERCEIQVSYAIGVAQPTSISLNTFGTGKISDDKIVKLVREVFDLRPYAITTMLDLLHPMYQETAAYGHFGRTPTTKTVGDDTFTTFTWEKTDRADSLRAAAGL is encoded by the coding sequence ATGAGCGAATACTCCCTCTTCACCTCCGAGTCCGTGTCCGAAGGACATCCGGACAAAATCGCCGACCAGATTTCCGATGCTGTGCTGGACGCCATCATTGCTGAAGACAAGTTCGCCCGTGTAGCGGTCGAGACTCTGGTAAAAACCGGCGTTGCAATCATCGCAGGTGAAGTCACCACGTCGGCCTGGGTCGACCTGGAAGAGATCGTGCGTAACGTGATTCTGGACATCGGCTACAACAGCTCCGATGTCGGCTTCGACGGCGCCACTTGCGGCGTGATGAACATCATTGGCAAGCAGTCCCCTGACATCAACCAGGGTGTCGACCGTGCCAAGCCTGAAGATCAAGGCGCCGGCGATCAGGGCCTGATGTTCGGCTATGCCAGCAACGAAACCGACGTGCTGATGCCAGCACCGATCACCTTCTCGCACCAGTTGGTTCAGCGTCAGGCCGAAGCCCGTAAATCCGGCCTGCTGCCTTGGCTGCGCCCGGACGCAAAGTCGCAAGTGACTTGCCGTTACGAAGGCGGCAAGGTTGTCGGTATCGACGCCGTTGTACTGTCGACCCAGCACAACCCTGACGTGTCGTACAAAGACCTGCGCGAAGGCGTGATGGAACTGATCGTCAAGCACGTACTGCCTGCCGAACTGCTGACCAAAGACACTCAGTTCCACATCAACCCGACTGGCCAGTTCATCATCGGCGGCCCGGTAGGCGACTGCGGTCTGACCGGTCGCAAGATCATCGTTGACAGCTACGGCGGCATGGCCCGTCACGGCGGCGGCGCGTTCTCCGGTAAAGATCCATCGAAGGTTGACCGTTCGGCCGCCTATGCGGGTCGTTACGTGGCCAAGAACATCGTGGCGGCCGGCCTGGCCGAGCGTTGCGAGATTCAGGTTTCCTACGCCATCGGTGTTGCTCAGCCTACGTCGATCTCGTTGAACACCTTCGGCACCGGCAAAATCAGCGACGACAAAATCGTCAAACTGGTTCGCGAAGTGTTCGACCTGCGTCCATACGCAATCACCACCATGCTCGACCTGCTGCACCCGATGTACCAGGAAACCGCTGCGTACGGCCACTTCGGTCGTACTCCGACTACCAAGACAGTGGGCGATGACACTTTCACCACCTTCACCTGGGAAAAGACCGACCGCGCCGATTCCTTGCGCGCTGCTGCCGGCCTGTAA
- the ligB gene encoding NAD-dependent DNA ligase LigB, with product MPLNLRVFFGFLLIIFCLTSHAAKCPDWPPARALDEITSLQKQIDLWDDSYHRGGRSLVADELYDQSRARLTEWRTCFDLGQSVEPLRTAGGTIPHPIAHTGLEKLRDGRAVEAWLKGRSDVWIQPKVDGVAVTLIYRKGLLTQAISRGDGVNGQDWTASARQIAAIPQQLPQPLDLLLQGELYWRLTDHIQARAGSLNARATVAGLMARKKLSTEQAAGIGLFVWDWPQGPASLPARVAALDELGFPSTAAYSHSIKVFADAERWRDHWYRSPLPFTSDGIVLRQDQRPSAERWQAKPPYWSVAWKYPFAQALAEVRKVHFKIGRTGRITPVLELTPVMLDDRQIKRVSVSSRQRWKTLDIRPGDQVAISLAGLTIPRLDGVMLRSTQRAELSVPLAEDFHHLSCWQPTPGCESQFLARLTWLSSKQGLALPHVGPGTWEKLFETGRLNGLLDWLTLDAQELANIDGFGERSSARLLNSFNSARQRPFARWLKALGLPPSGQARLANSWQELAQRSTEQWQAEPGIGPGRAAQLSAFFRDPQVLALSETLRVAGIDGF from the coding sequence ATGCCGCTCAACCTGCGCGTGTTTTTCGGTTTTCTACTGATCATTTTCTGTCTGACCTCCCACGCGGCCAAGTGCCCCGACTGGCCCCCCGCACGCGCCCTGGACGAAATCACGTCACTGCAGAAACAAATCGACCTCTGGGACGACAGCTATCACCGGGGCGGCCGCTCATTGGTCGCCGATGAACTCTACGATCAGTCCCGTGCACGACTGACCGAATGGCGCACTTGTTTCGACTTGGGCCAATCCGTAGAACCGTTGCGCACCGCGGGCGGCACGATCCCGCACCCCATCGCCCACACGGGCCTGGAAAAACTCCGCGATGGTCGCGCCGTTGAAGCCTGGCTAAAAGGACGGAGCGATGTCTGGATTCAGCCCAAGGTCGACGGCGTGGCGGTGACGCTGATCTACCGCAAAGGCCTGCTGACTCAGGCAATCAGCCGCGGCGACGGAGTAAATGGCCAGGACTGGACGGCTTCGGCGCGCCAAATCGCTGCCATCCCCCAACAATTGCCACAACCGCTGGACCTGCTGCTGCAAGGTGAACTCTATTGGCGCCTGACCGACCACATACAGGCCCGTGCCGGCAGCCTCAATGCACGCGCCACAGTGGCCGGTTTGATGGCCCGCAAAAAGTTAAGCACTGAGCAAGCCGCCGGGATCGGCCTGTTTGTCTGGGACTGGCCCCAAGGACCGGCCAGTTTGCCCGCCCGCGTCGCAGCCCTGGATGAGTTGGGTTTCCCGAGCACCGCAGCTTACAGTCACTCGATCAAGGTATTTGCCGATGCAGAACGCTGGCGCGATCACTGGTATCGCTCGCCCCTGCCCTTCACCAGTGATGGCATTGTCCTGCGCCAGGATCAGCGCCCATCCGCCGAGCGCTGGCAGGCTAAACCGCCTTATTGGAGCGTCGCCTGGAAATACCCTTTTGCCCAGGCCCTGGCCGAGGTGCGCAAGGTCCACTTCAAGATTGGACGGACCGGACGAATCACCCCGGTACTGGAACTGACGCCAGTAATGCTCGATGACCGGCAGATCAAGCGAGTCAGTGTGAGCTCACGGCAACGCTGGAAAACACTGGATATCCGGCCCGGAGATCAGGTCGCCATCAGCCTGGCAGGCCTGACCATTCCCAGGCTTGACGGTGTCATGCTGCGCAGCACCCAACGCGCTGAATTGAGCGTACCGCTGGCAGAGGACTTTCATCATTTGAGTTGCTGGCAGCCGACACCGGGGTGCGAAAGCCAATTCCTCGCCCGACTGACCTGGCTCAGCAGCAAGCAGGGACTGGCTTTGCCACATGTTGGCCCTGGCACTTGGGAGAAACTTTTCGAAACAGGCCGCCTGAACGGCCTGCTGGATTGGTTAACCCTCGATGCTCAAGAGCTTGCTAACATTGACGGCTTCGGCGAACGCAGCAGTGCTCGTCTTTTGAACAGCTTCAACAGTGCCCGGCAACGCCCATTCGCTCGCTGGCTCAAAGCCTTGGGTTTGCCACCGAGCGGCCAGGCACGCCTCGCCAACTCATGGCAGGAACTGGCACAACGAAGCACCGAACAATGGCAGGCAGAACCTGGCATCGGCCCGGGACGCGCAGCGCAGTTGAGTGCATTTTTCCGCGACCCGCAGGTCCTGGCCTTGAGTGAAACATTACGTGTTGCCGGGATTGACGGTTTTTAA
- a CDS encoding DUF1090 domain-containing protein yields MKLLSPFALLTLCSVMATPLMAAEEAPGLTGCAAKKQGIINQIELAKSHGNADQQAGLETALSEVTAQCTDASLKKERENKVLDAKHEVSKRQADLDKAMKKGDAEKINKRKDKLAESRKELQNALDELDK; encoded by the coding sequence ATGAAACTTCTTTCACCGTTCGCCCTGTTGACCCTTTGCAGCGTGATGGCCACTCCACTGATGGCCGCCGAAGAAGCTCCAGGGCTGACCGGCTGCGCCGCGAAGAAGCAGGGCATTATCAACCAGATTGAACTGGCCAAGTCTCACGGTAATGCTGATCAGCAGGCAGGACTTGAAACTGCTCTGAGCGAAGTCACCGCTCAATGCACCGACGCTTCCCTGAAGAAAGAACGGGAGAACAAGGTGCTCGACGCCAAGCACGAAGTCAGCAAGCGTCAGGCTGACCTCGACAAGGCAATGAAGAAAGGCGACGCCGAGAAGATCAACAAGCGCAAAGACAAACTCGCCGAGTCACGCAAGGAATTGCAGAACGCACTTGATGAGCTGGATAAGTAA